In the Augochlora pura isolate Apur16 chromosome 7, APUR_v2.2.1, whole genome shotgun sequence genome, tcttcaatatttaaacaatcgagTAGACGTAAgcgcgcgataaatataaaattctttactttgattttaaatataagaagGATTCTAATCAcagaaattgtaaagaaaatgttacggcaagggattaacTAAACGTACAGagcttcgaattaattaacattcaaACTAATacgaatttccataaattttatcgttttttaaTGTTCATCAGCTCGGATAAATTGTGTTAAGATCTCGTGAACATGGTTGAAAACAATCGGttccacaatttttatctttttaaactCTGCGAttggaatgaaaataaatagtttaaacGCTGTCTTGTTATTCTCGTAAAGCAACGCGGTGTTTTTAGTGTTAAAAAGTACGAGGGCTAGATCTCCTAATCGACTTGCGGGCTCTAAAAAAAGGTATTTATACCAGGAGATCACCGTGCAGAGCGTTCACAGATTTTGTTTACAAGGCTCTGGTGCGGCGCCACGTGACTTCCGATCGATGTAATCTGCGAGATGAAAGGGAAACGGGGCGCGTGCTGCGGTTGCACGCGGCGTATGGTGTATCGCCGTTATTACGGCATTATCTGGTGATTCGATAATCTCGAGAGGCTTTTTAAAAGGACCAGACGCGCTCGAATCATCGGCGCACGGGCCTTCTTTCCAGCAGCCGTCGCGACGGCGTAATCCTCCACTTACAGGGGCGCCACTTTTAGTGGATTCAACAACGGAGGCATGGCGTCGATCCTCTTTATCGTTCACGAGCGCGTCTACTCGAGGAAGTCCTTTTTTTGTCGCCGCGTTAAACAAATCGCGCAGGAGTCGGCCAGTTCCGTCGAATTCACTGGAAAAGCGACCAATATCCTACTtccgttattattattattattattactaatatttttattaaccggGGATCGTGAATCCTTAATAATGATAACAGAGCTAGAAGACCGATCGTTTTTACCTATTATTATGAACCAGGGATCGAGAAATTGACGTAACTTGTAGCAGATCCCTTTTGCAAAGtgttttcttctttatatGATATAGCAAAGCTATTGAAAATAGAACTTACAATTGTAAGAGacgaattttttctttaaattttatccaAGAAATTCGAGATTGTAATTCGAAATGTTATTCAATGAATAGTATTACAAcagtattaaacaattattaaactcAAATTATAGTTTGAATATATTActtgtttctaatatttacacAAAGTTCCTCAGTTCAAGGATTGTCTGTgttctctatattttaaatactaatataatattaatttgcaaCCAATTTTTAGTCATTATCTAATAAACAATCTAAAATCTATTATCACGTAAAGAAAGATCCAAAttgcaattacaaaaattttattacgttttaaaaggtgcccgaatattaattgaattcacTTTATATATGCCATAGATTATGTATATCATAGACCTggcttcgaataaattacgcCTACAGTAACAAAGAAGAAAGTTCAATGAAAATGACAGTAAAGGGTTCGATAATAAAAGTAAGAGTCCTGTGaacgtgaaaatattaatagtagtTTTTGAAacggtaaataataaatggcgACGGTAGCTGCAGAAATCGTAAAGAAGATTAGCGCTATAGGCCGCTATTAGGGGTGAGATTGAACAAGTGCTCGCAAAACCTGATTCACAGGAGTAACTCGGGCTTTCCACTGCTAATTACGTCCATCTAGATGCGCATCTTTTGTGGatttaactttaaaatacCAAAGAGTCAGGTACTACTGTTGACGGAGGTTTAAGTGAACCCTTTTAAGTTCCACCCCTAATGACTTTTGGCTTTGGCAAGTGCGCGTGCACACGGTTTCGAACGAAAAGCTGACTTCTTATTGCATCGTCCAACGTCggttctatatttatattttttcataggTTAAACGAAAATGCGAAAGTCACTACAATGATTTTTaggaaaaattatagaaaaatactaTAGAACGATATTATAGACTTTTTCTGTGctgttattaacatttaaatatgcTAAATAGTTTTCAAAGAGAACAAGATATATTATTCCGATTTCTTTGATAGGTTAAAGGTAGAATTGGATCATgctttattgaattatttactgTCAGTGCTATTCTTATAGAAAAATACATCATTCTATTGAAAATTCGACTTTGACCTCTAAAACCGTGGATGACAAAGGACAACGATTTCCTTATCATCGAAGCGAACCAAAAAATCCAAAGTAACATCCCCTATTGGTCTCGTCACAAAGCATTtaccataaatattttcagcaaaattaaaacaacttattttataataacctATTTaactcttattattattatttcacgtcGAACTTTTCTATTAGCTAGCAGTTCCAGCTgcttctgttttattaaacaaagacGACGAACGTCGGCGTTTGTTCTCCCGTTGTTTACGTTCGTTTCTTTCCGCAACTTTCGACGGGAATGAGTAAAAGAGGGTTGGAACAAAGCGGCATCGGGAAATCCGCAATTAGGTATGCAAACGGTCCGAACCACCGGAGATTGACTTTCGCAGGTTTACTCACGGGATTATCCGCGAGTTTGAAATGTTTACACGAGgggtagagagaaagagaaagatagagaggaaAACTAACTGTTGGGATCGAAAGATAACGGCCGTGATGCACTTAAAGAGTCGCAGGAAGTGAGAGGAGCCTCGGCGTCGCTCCCTCGTCGACGCCCACTCGTCTCCGGGACGTTAATGACTGGGAATTTTCTGTCCCTTCGTTCCCCGTGTTCAGTTTGCTTGTGCTACCTGTGCGGAATATAAGTTTAACGCGACGCCGGCGACGCGCCAAAGGATTCCGTGGCCGCGTTTTCGGACGCGCTTGTGCCGACGGTGAAACGATTTCGACGTAGACGGTCACAGTAATGGCGGATGGCGTCTGTCAATTCGTTTCTGACGATGATGCATTTGCATGACAGAAATACGTTGTACTTATTGTGAAATCcatgcaatatttataacctgaaaattaagatttactagatattttattcaagctTATGtcatagaaaaaatatattatattaggtcAACcgctaatttcattttattcgcgacgtatatttctcaaaaatgatattcataaatcatGATGCCCAATCATTGGGCATTTTCTTTGTGTCCGCTTTGGgactcgacaatttttaaatacgctAAAGTTCGGGTACCtgaatttgaaattgatcCTCGAGAATTTTCGGGTAGCCGAAATTCTGAAAGCGGATTTGGTAGTgttcattaaccccttgctgtaccattttcttaaCTGCtgtgattagaatttttttcgatCTCACTAATTTCGTCGAAGAGAAAGGAAGCTCGtatctactcgaatgtttaaatattggtaacaagagaatcgaatttaattcctACTTAATCGAAtggatgaatatttatatttaattgttcgaaGTTTCCAccgcgagtccgactcgctaaagtacaacataacctgacataacctcactcgctaaagtacggcagagatattttagaaaaatatttgaaagtaattgatcagatatttaaaaataatcagtcaaatattttaaaataattcagaaatattttaaaataattcagaaatgttttaagataattcagaaatattttgaagcaattcagaaatattttagaaatagtaTGTCGGAGAATCAGTGCCTAATTCATGCGTGCTTTCGTTAGATAGTTCGTTCGGGGTTTCTCCTCGGACAATTTAACTTTCGACAAGTGTACAGTAAAAGCGTATAGAACAATTCTTGGGGTAGATAATAGACAATTAGGAAAAGCTAATGAAACGTCCCCCGATCCCATTTTAGAGTTTCAGGTAGCCGATTTCGAGACCCGATATGACTTCAAAACGTGAAAGTTTCGAGTCCCGAAGCCGTCCCGACGCGTTCGATAGCAATTCCGAACCGTAATTGTGGGAAACCGCGCACTCTTAATAGCATATATGTAACATAAATTAAGTATTGGGAAAtcaaaatatactaaattataatatatatatttaagttgtaagatgaaaattattaggGGTAGAAATTTCTAAAACTGCAATTACCACGTAGGAATGttgttattacaaattgaataataagtTGATAATAATGAATGTGAAAAAACAATGTGtatgattaaaatgaatattgagAAGATATTACAATCTTGTTATTAACAATCGTTGCCGACTGGGTACTTTGCcgactttaattataaattgacattaatacaaagtaaatataagtaattaattgattatattatgatatatattttacataatgttatttaacacgttgactccGGCGTGCATCACCAGTGCGTCACACGTGTCTTTCCCACGAGGCGGCGCATATTTGcttattttgtttctatttcacAAAACACAGCtagtacaaaataaatttacattattttatctcaACGTGATAAACAAACATCCGCtagtaaattcaatattatatccttaacataattatttaatttttgtaaattccGGGCGTCGCCTCACTGAGAAAATCGTGACTATCGACGTCAAAGTGTTGACTCAAACGGATCTAAGAGAATCCTTCGATCCCCGATTTAATGTGCGCATCATTTCGTTTCAGACGAATGTTCCCGTCCATACAGCTGTCGATCAGCGGATTAGAGTGTCGCGCCCGATATTGCGTTCTCCTCGAAGTAGAACCAGCGTCTGATCGTCGCCACAAGTACGTCGGCGGCGGTGCCGCCTTTGAGGATGGTTGCGGGGCGACAGCTAGGGGATGGACATCGGCTGGTCCAGCGGAGCCTCAGCCGAGGATCGATCGAAGGATCTACCTGCATCCGGATAGTCCTGCCCCCGGCGCGCACTGGATGCAGAATCCCCTAAGTTTCAACAAGCTTAAGCTGACCAACAATGCCGTCGATCCTAAGACCAACGTGAGTACTCTTCAGCTACCGTGATACACGTCGTCAACCGTTTCCATTTTCTGCAAACATTCACGGACATACAATTTTCCGATGTCCAAAGTGTCAGGCTAGATCTTTGCGTCCTTGTCTAGTTTTATCGAGTCACCAGGAACTGATTGATTTCCAAGATCAAATCTTTATGGAATTAATTGAAGCATTGTCTGCTCGTACTGTACATTAAAACCACGACTTAGAAAAATGcgtataacataattaattaattctgaataTACAGAGTATTTCGATGCAGTTTGATAAGGTTTAATAACAAAagttttataaagaaaagatggtaattacaaaattcatgaAGAAGGAcactataagaaataaaagcaTTATTCGcagaaaacattgaaaaattaaactttccTCAAATACGTCATTGTTAATATTCACAATGACTAAACGCTACGccttggaaatattaaaaccgGTAGCCACAGTTTCGGAAAAGGCGGAGAACGGCAACACATATTGTTCGGCGATAATCGTTATCGTAGCCCATGGAGAGACAGTTAAGCATCTTGGGACGGTTATCGAAGGGCCGGCCCTTTGTTTCAAACATCGACTGTTTTTCGAGCACGCCTATTTCCACGGAAAGGCTCGAAGTAAACGCGCGCGGAAGTCCGGGAAAAGGAAACCGCCGATTGGCCAGAAGCGGCAGCAGGCAGCTCGGCGTTCCATTTATCTAGATGCTCCATGTTTGGACAGGCCGGCATGTCCTTAAATGCTCcttctttccctttcttcgCGTGCGTCTCTGGTTTCGACTTGTGCGCTCGCGTCTCGTCGCTCGGTTCGCATGCGGGAGGTCGCCACACACACGGATCCACCCTCTTAGCCTGGCTGCTCTCACTTCCGATATGCTCTCGGCTtggacaaaaaaaaatatacgggCCGCCTGTTAGAGGTTTCCGAACGATATCCTCGTTTGAGCCAATTAGCACACCGGCGAGCAGATTTTTACGAAACCTGTTCTTAATAGCCTGATCCGCGCTACCATGTTCCAAAAATAAGAATCGATGTTAACCTGTATGCAAAGTGCATTCTGTTATTTGAGCTGATCAGTAGCCAAATTGATCAACTTTTTTTAGtgtcgatgatttttattaactattgtCTATTTATATTcggaatttttcttaatttcggCTTAGCGTTATGAAGTAGCTAACATTTCTTTTAGTGTTGGAGTAGTAGTTTCCTTGCTAACATACAtattagacaatttattattactcgaTTACTACTACTTTTTGTTAGTATTAATACtattcgtattatttaattattattgaaaattttcgtaatagtatatttatattttatatatattttaaaggaaattatatatctatatatactttaaaggaaattataaaaagcagTGTATGTTCCATCGTTTCTCTCTACTTGTTTGACGTACTTGCAATTTCACATCTTAGTAACAAAGATCTGCTAATTCTCTTAATTTATGCTCGACCCACCCCGAAATATTTGCCCTCCTCTATTTGTCCCTTCGGCCTTTCGCAGTCCCTTAACACATGTCATGCTGTTTCCTCCTTTTCATCACGTACCTTACACTTCCTATCTGCTCTATCTCCAAAACTTGTTTATGCTTCGCTCCATTCCCACATCtgaatctatattattttctttttccgttgTTCGTATcgttttttagttatttagcATGTCTGTGCTGTTATTCTTTCTTTGATCTTCATCCTTATCCCGTTCTAAAAGAAAGACGTCGATATCTTGCTGTATCATAACCTCTACAGTTACGATGatcgattgtaataaaatacataaattaacggtatattatttatattatatatattataatgttaaatattaaactgtttattatactgttatttctctatttccgctgtatattatactgttattataCTGTtgattatatatgtatattatactgttaaaTTATACACATTATTACAGtcgattatatatatattacactgttattttatatatattgttacaatcgactatgtatattatactgttaatTTATACTGCTCATCTACATTTAATCGAGTACTTAAATACTGAAGACAAGAGGttagaatttgatttaaagtataaattgttaatataatctaTCATTAGATTTACAGAGCACTAGGAGCAACTATCtgaaaaacatatatttattcagatttctATAATAGTATAAGTGAAGAAAAGTGAACAAATTCCCTTAAAATTTCAATGGccgtaaatgaaataatttgggTCACGTGATTTCGATGCGCGCCACAAACCCAGTGCTATTTTAGAAGGATAAATGTTTGATGCCGTGGGCCACTTGCAGCCACTTTCGTCCCTTCGGCGTGAATCGGGTCGCAGACCAGATTCTCCGCTTAATGGGTTGGTCCCCGCTAAACGGCGGGGCCTTGTCGAATTGGCCGAGGCGAGGAAAACTCGGGCTCGCCCGTACACGGAAGCCCCCGGCACCGGGGATTAAAATCTAGAAAAGGGAAAAggtcgacgcgccgcgcgtacgttcttcttcttcttcttcttcttcttaccTCTCCCGGGGTgtggaagagagaggaggacTTAAGCTACTCAAAACGGTGCCGGGGTACATCGGTTTCGGGCGTTGTCCGTGAAGAACGGAGATTAACACGCTCCACGACACCCTGTAATCGATATacctccctttttctctcgacGAGTGGGTTTGTTTACGCCTGACAGAAATGAATCCCGACAGCTGGCTTTCCGAGCACGCCCGTCTCCCAGTTCCTTTCGTTTTCTCATGAATATCCAGGAAATTACTTCCGCGGATATGCGCCGCCTCTCGAGCGCCCGTGAAAACCGCGCGAACGGCCAATTATTTCAACCGAAGGTTGCCCGTGTCACAGCGATTTTCGTCCTCGACGCCGCTGTGATAATTACCTGGAAATCTTCGGCGAGGCTCCTGCTTTTCGAGCGCGTATTCCCTTTGCTAACCCTTTGCTGCACTTCGCTGAGATTTCTAGTTGAAATTGGATCGAAACTCTGTTTCCTCGTCATCAATAATTAAGCATTCGAGTATCTAAGcattaaagttaaaaatatcagtaataaataccaattttcatttttgttaaattgttacaatcgtcgcttttgttttattaaagagTCGGGTGCTTTTATCCCTTTTGACACGTTGAGTGCCCCGTCACGTAGGgatgacattaatttctgactaattttcaaaattcatttttattatttattcgaagaattgaatttgactaggaGGTTAAAATTCCatctattaaaatgtttaattcgatattaatcTATGTTAACCTGGATTTCTCTATATAAGGTTGATTAACTtagatattttcataaaaaatgtacTAAAAGATTAATACTTAtgatatttatgatatatataatatttatagcatcgtttgaaaattatactctaccatgcagacaatttaaatgaaattcaacgAAAGTCCAGGTGCATAATTAACGAGACGATGCACTCGAGACATCGATAAGACATTTCTGTCGACCGGAACGTTCGTTAATTTTCCATCGGGCAAGTATCGAATGAATACGCCGACAGAGAAACACGACCGGCgagtttctccttttttttttccaccgagGCGGCGAAAAAAGAGAGATTCCGTTCGGAGTGGccggcggcgcgcgggggagagaattttattaaattcgtaattaGTTTGAAGAATCGGATAAAAGGGTCGCCGCTTCGTTCGAGATAAGTTGGCGCCTCGGTAAGAACGCCGACGACGGCGCGGCACAGACGCGATTCCCGAAAACCAGACTGGCCCTTCAACCTTCCCGGAATCACGCGCCCTCGGCCTATTCAAAAACCGCCGCGCGCGATGCAAGAAAGCGGGAACCTTCGTGCCTGAGATCTTTTTGCCGTTCGTTCGAAGCGCCAAACTGTGGATCGACACCTTCCGCAAGACTATCGAATGTCAACGTTGTACAGTCCGGAAcaaatgcaaatattaattccactattctattgaatttcaattgttttcctGGAAGCCAAATTTTCAAGCTGCGcgaaaaataacttttcaatcTATACGGTCGCGTTctccattttaaaattcaattatcgcggaactataaattatcgggggaatttcttcgaaatcgaaacagttttttgtttaattggtACAACAAAGAGCGATGAATCTGTCGTCTTTGTGTCAACAATAccaagtataattataataatatcagtgTAAATTATCATGCTATGATATTTGACAAAGTAGTCTTTATTTTGTATCCGAACTGACAAATACTTATACCatacgttttatttatattgcagGTGGTACTAACATCCATGCACAAATACATTCCACGCATCTGGATCATTCGTTGCGACGATGCGACGAGGATGAGCGATTTATACCGACATCCCGCTTCATCCTTTAAATTCAGCGAAACGGAGTTCATCGCAGTGACCGCTTATCAGGTGAATATCTCTAAATTAACCTGTATATTTAACTGCATGCATTTTGAACGATTCTGTGGTTGTAAGTCAAATcgttgtatattattatatattatatatttatgacatatattattatatatttatggtatattattatatattagatatttattcataatatacattataggTATATTAATCCAAGTTCTTGAATTGTTTATTACTCTGTTTATTCTCTTTGTATATTCTTCAACAAgaataattagtattaaaaacCCCCTGAGCcataatatcttaaaaatggCCAAACTGAGATACGCCATTTTTCCTTTCAACCACAGAATCATAGTAACGTAAATACGAAGTAGAAAttcgcaaaattaattttattgtctcTTGCAGAACGAGAAAATCACCAGACTGAAGATCAACAACAACCCTTTCGCGAAGGGTTTCCGGGAGACCGGGCAATCGCGATGCAAGCGAAAATTCCAGCAGACGGAAGAAGGCAGATCGAACCGTCTCGAGGATGACGAGGGTAACATGTCGTCGGAGTCCGAGTCGCACAGAACGAATCACGTGGACGACGTCGCTCAGAGACCGAACACTGCGTCCAGCGAAACCGGAAGTCTCGACGACAGCGGCGCCAGCAGCTGCGGGGACATCAGTCAGCCATTGCCGGCCATGATCAATCAGAACTTGTTATCCAGAGATGCGGATCGCGACGCGCAACGTCGTCTGCATAGACCTTGGGTCGACTCTACACCGCAATTTTCCTCGACCTCGTCTACGAGTCTCCACAGACACGAAAATCTCTTGAACCTTCCGGCGCACTACTTCCGGTTGCTTCATCCTTCCATTATGATGCAACAGGACCTAGCCAGGTTACGGTATCAAAATGTGCCTCGATTCTCGAGGCAGTATTAGCGATAGCAGTTGGTACATCATTGTGAATAGATATTTGGAACTGCAGATCGGATgttgtcgaatattttaataaaaatatattaaagtatacttgaataaaaatattttgaagtaTTGCTACATTAAagtatactttaataaaaatatattaaagtaaattttaataaaaatatgacgTGATAGGTATGTTGCATATATTTAAGTTgcgttatacatatatgaataAACAATCACAAAATCGCCCTTAAAATGTGGAATCGCAACAAAAGTAGTTTCATTTGTTCATTGTATTTGTTTggtattctatatttctactCTATATCATAATCCTACCTATTTCTCTGTTatcaccattattattattatttatattatt is a window encoding:
- the LOC144472405 gene encoding T-box transcription factor TBX6, with translation MNMMMTIPMELQLQLHQQMLYHQQQIALRRHRSEDLSNPSTWTMPPTPGGGPPLPPEVKVELQNQDLWRQFHAETTEMIITKMGRRMFPSIQLSISGLECRARYCVLLEVEPASDRRHKYVGGGAAFEDGCGATARGWTSAGPAEPQPRIDRRIYLHPDSPAPGAHWMQNPLSFNKLKLTNNAVDPKTNVVLTSMHKYIPRIWIIRCDDATRMSDLYRHPASSFKFSETEFIAVTAYQNEKITRLKINNNPFAKGFRETGQSRCKRKFQQTEEGRSNRLEDDEGNMSSESESHRTNHVDDVAQRPNTASSETGSLDDSGASSCGDISQPLPAMINQNLLSRDADRDAQRRLHRPWVDSTPQFSSTSSTSLHRHENLLNLPAHYFRLLHPSIMMQQDLARLRYQNVPRFSRQY